From Paenibacillus sp. V4I7, one genomic window encodes:
- a CDS encoding ABC transporter permease translates to MLLKNLLPPLVAFVVFIGGWELIAYLVKAPVYLVPKPSDIVAAAIENRHALWVSVRTTTLEAVLGFFLSIILGVTGAILLASSKWIEKSVYPYAIILQTIPIVAIAPLIVIWFDAGVNAIVIITFLIGFFPMLSNTLIGLNSTDQNMSNLFYLYNANAIQTMWRLRIPAALPYIVAGLKISCTLSVVGAIVGEYIAGIGGGQGGLGYAITYAAARLKTPYLFACGLSASALGIIFFLLVNTFAKWLLSSWHESEMKKDN, encoded by the coding sequence ATGCTGCTTAAGAATCTTTTGCCACCCTTGGTTGCTTTTGTTGTGTTCATCGGAGGCTGGGAACTCATTGCTTATTTAGTGAAAGCTCCTGTTTATCTTGTACCTAAGCCTTCCGATATCGTAGCGGCAGCCATAGAAAACAGACATGCACTATGGGTATCTGTAAGGACAACGACGCTGGAAGCTGTGCTCGGATTTTTCCTCAGTATTATTTTAGGAGTTACAGGTGCCATTCTATTGGCAAGCTCCAAATGGATTGAGAAGAGTGTTTATCCTTATGCGATTATTTTACAGACCATTCCGATTGTCGCCATTGCCCCTCTCATTGTGATCTGGTTCGATGCGGGTGTGAATGCGATTGTCATTATTACATTCTTAATCGGATTTTTCCCGATGCTTTCGAATACGTTAATTGGTCTAAATTCCACGGATCAAAATATGAGTAACCTGTTTTACTTATACAATGCGAATGCGATTCAAACGATGTGGAGGCTGCGCATACCAGCTGCCCTGCCTTATATTGTAGCCGGTCTGAAAATTTCCTGTACATTATCCGTCGTCGGGGCTATTGTCGGTGAATACATTGCCGGTATCGGCGGAGGGCAAGGCGGACTTGGTTATGCGATTACGTATGCCGCTGCTCGTTTAAAAACACCTTATTTATTCGCTTGTGGACTTTCAGCATCAGCACTGGGCATTATTTTCTTCTTATTAGTCAACACTTTCGCTAAATGGCTGCTTAGTTCGTGGCATGAATCCGAGATGAAAAAGGATAACTAA
- a CDS encoding amidohydrolase family protein, whose translation MLGHLEDRGLIDIGVKHGKIAVLGSIGEQGEREIDGIGHLLLPPFVESHIHLDTVLTAGEPAWNESGTLYEGIGLWQKRKQALTYEDVTERAEKVLRMQMAAGILHVRTQADISDPNLTALRALLALRERVKPYMNLQVIAFPQDGIRACPDNEHRLEQALELGADGIGAIPHLEPTREEGLLSLEICFNLAEKHGCFVHVFCDEMDDAHSTFLESVAHLAIRSGLRERVTAAHANAAAYYGEAYYQKVQGMLVRSGMNIVCCPLINSAMQGRYDGYPKGRGITRIKELWTAGVNVSIAHDDIQTPFYPLGTGNMLQAAHIAAHLAHMTGREEVAELVRMITTRAANTLQLQEYGLEIGHPASFILLPGDDAMDLVREQPSCRYVVSQGRIVAETVPARSQLFTIV comes from the coding sequence ATGCTTGGACATTTGGAGGACCGAGGTCTTATAGATATCGGTGTAAAACACGGTAAAATCGCCGTGCTTGGAAGTATTGGCGAACAAGGGGAACGTGAAATCGATGGGATTGGTCACCTGCTGCTCCCCCCTTTTGTGGAGTCCCATATTCATTTGGATACCGTCCTAACGGCGGGAGAGCCCGCCTGGAATGAGAGCGGGACCCTTTACGAAGGTATCGGTTTATGGCAAAAGCGGAAACAAGCGCTCACCTACGAAGATGTCACGGAACGAGCAGAGAAGGTGCTTCGGATGCAGATGGCTGCCGGTATCCTGCATGTGCGAACACAAGCAGATATCTCAGACCCGAATCTGACTGCTCTACGTGCACTTCTTGCCTTGCGCGAGCGCGTAAAACCTTATATGAACCTGCAAGTTATCGCGTTTCCTCAAGATGGTATTCGCGCCTGTCCCGATAATGAACACCGTCTGGAACAGGCTTTGGAGCTTGGCGCAGATGGCATTGGGGCGATTCCCCATCTAGAGCCTACGCGTGAGGAAGGACTATTATCGCTTGAAATTTGCTTTAATTTAGCAGAGAAGCATGGCTGCTTTGTCCATGTTTTTTGCGATGAAATGGACGATGCTCACTCCACATTCCTAGAAAGCGTGGCCCATCTGGCGATTCGTTCTGGACTACGCGAGCGAGTAACAGCTGCACATGCGAATGCTGCAGCCTATTATGGGGAAGCTTATTACCAGAAGGTGCAGGGGATGCTGGTGCGCTCAGGCATGAATATCGTTTGCTGTCCGCTCATCAATAGTGCTATGCAGGGCAGATACGACGGCTATCCCAAAGGCCGAGGGATCACCCGGATCAAGGAATTATGGACGGCTGGCGTTAACGTAAGCATCGCGCATGATGATATTCAGACCCCTTTCTATCCGCTGGGTACTGGTAATATGCTGCAAGCAGCTCACATCGCTGCTCATTTAGCACATATGACGGGGCGCGAGGAAGTGGCGGAGCTTGTGCGTATGATCACGACACGTGCAGCGAACACCCTGCAGCTTCAGGAATACGGGCTCGAGATTGGTCATCCTGCCAGCTTTATCCTGCTGCCAGGGGATGATGCTATGGATCTTGTTCGTGAGCAGCCAAGTTGTCGTTATGTTGTGAGCCAAGGCCGCATTGTTGCTGAAACTGTGCCTGCAAGGAGCCAATTGTTCACAATAGTATAA
- a CDS encoding HAMP domain-containing sensor histidine kinase codes for MKRISLVLWKTMLVMIICYGFMSSHAYADEQADLKPIPAWNILWSDSAEGIDNVVIPSPSNKWITVRNGDLPPEKPKDISSAWVRFQLPPDVPKDYGIYIEQIYAQHLWVYIGDRLVREINFDFPYDEQRSLFPISSEDGGEFVYLRLGTSMDRLGLHSEIKLDHYSALTRAFIFRDLQNIILGCAFLFIAAIMLICSFFLKQIQLASWISLSLLILTLGTIFITYSPFMYANFTKYGDLFLDLFDISLAVFLPTLTYFFEKIFDNGNFKWIRAFRKFQIIYSAISITFMFINQLNDYRFIKAYFFASVTILGSIMIIQFILIIGLSIVFVKRGNKEAGIFSSGFALLALMGTLDLICYYASSQKYQFFLWKWGVVGFIIALIVILGRRFAINQEHMINYSKELEFYNHQLQLSDKMEMISSLAASVAHEVRNPLQVTRGFLQLVAARTDDKNKEYMGIAIEELDRASLIITDFLTFAKPQLDEFVDLNVSKEITQIEGIIVPLATLHGGRITVSIPNDLFIKGNSSKLKQVLINIIKNSIEAFQVDGQIHIWSYEKAGEVYIHIKDNGEGIEPAQLTKLGEPYYSTKTKGTGLGLMVTFRIIEIMKGHIEFKSQKYIGTEVVLRFPSIAVK; via the coding sequence ATGAAACGGATATCTCTTGTACTCTGGAAAACGATGTTGGTTATGATTATTTGTTATGGATTCATGTCTTCACATGCTTATGCCGATGAGCAAGCGGATTTGAAACCGATTCCAGCGTGGAATATATTGTGGAGTGATTCCGCCGAAGGAATTGATAATGTCGTGATTCCTTCACCTTCAAATAAATGGATAACAGTCAGGAATGGCGACTTGCCTCCCGAGAAACCGAAAGATATTTCCTCGGCATGGGTTCGATTCCAGCTTCCGCCAGATGTACCCAAAGACTATGGCATTTACATTGAACAAATTTATGCCCAGCATCTATGGGTATATATTGGAGATCGATTAGTTCGAGAAATCAACTTTGATTTTCCATACGACGAACAGAGAAGTTTGTTTCCAATTAGTAGTGAAGATGGGGGGGAATTCGTATATTTAAGGTTGGGGACTTCAATGGACCGCTTGGGTTTACATTCAGAAATTAAACTGGATCATTATTCAGCTTTAACTCGAGCATTTATTTTTCGGGATTTGCAGAACATCATTCTAGGGTGTGCATTTCTTTTTATTGCAGCGATTATGCTGATATGTTCTTTCTTTTTGAAGCAAATTCAACTAGCGAGTTGGATTTCACTTAGTTTACTTATCTTAACTCTAGGGACAATTTTTATTACGTATTCCCCTTTCATGTACGCAAATTTCACGAAGTATGGCGATCTATTTCTTGATTTATTTGATATTTCACTAGCTGTTTTTTTACCAACACTCACCTATTTCTTTGAAAAAATATTTGATAATGGGAATTTCAAGTGGATTAGAGCGTTTAGAAAATTCCAGATTATTTATTCCGCTATTTCAATCACCTTTATGTTTATTAATCAACTCAATGATTATCGATTTATCAAAGCGTATTTCTTTGCATCTGTTACCATTTTGGGGTCTATTATGATCATTCAATTCATTTTAATTATTGGCTTATCCATTGTATTCGTGAAAAGAGGAAATAAGGAAGCGGGTATTTTCTCATCTGGCTTTGCTTTATTAGCTCTCATGGGTACGCTTGATCTTATATGCTACTATGCCAGTTCTCAAAAATATCAGTTTTTCTTGTGGAAATGGGGAGTAGTAGGATTTATTATTGCCCTTATCGTAATATTAGGTAGACGTTTTGCAATCAACCAAGAGCATATGATCAACTACTCCAAGGAATTAGAATTTTACAATCATCAGCTTCAGCTCTCGGATAAGATGGAGATGATAAGCTCGTTAGCGGCATCTGTGGCTCATGAGGTAAGAAACCCTTTGCAAGTAACAAGAGGATTCTTACAGCTTGTCGCAGCTAGAACAGATGATAAGAACAAAGAATACATGGGAATAGCCATTGAGGAATTAGACCGAGCTTCGTTAATCATTACTGACTTTTTGACTTTTGCAAAGCCACAGCTTGATGAATTCGTTGACTTAAATGTTTCCAAAGAAATCACCCAAATTGAAGGTATTATTGTGCCATTAGCCACATTACACGGTGGGCGGATAACCGTTAGTATACCTAATGATTTGTTTATAAAAGGGAACTCATCCAAATTAAAACAAGTGCTTATTAATATTATCAAAAATAGTATTGAGGCCTTTCAGGTGGATGGCCAGATTCATATATGGTCCTATGAGAAAGCTGGAGAAGTTTACATTCATATTAAAGACAATGGAGAAGGTATTGAACCTGCGCAGTTAACCAAATTAGGGGAGCCTTACTATTCGACCAAAACGAAGGGGACCGGACTTGGACTCATGGTTACTTTCCGAATTATTGAAATTATGAAGGGGCACATTGAATTTAAAAGTCAAAAATACATAGGTACTGAGGTAGTCCTAAGGTTTCCTTCCATAGCTGTAAAATAA